A window of Bacillus toyonensis BCT-7112 genomic DNA:
ACACCGAAACAAATAGAACAAGAAGCATTATATAATTAAAAACGTTCTGGATGAAGTATTGGTTGCCTATGCAAGATGAAAGTCATATTCTCCAAATTTGAATACAGTGGAACGAATTTGGGGGTAACTAAAAAAGGGTATGATTGTCAACTGATTTCATATAAATCGTATAGAAATACGAAATTCAGCCTTTTCATTTTTGGAGTATATAAATGAGTGTCGAGAAAAAACACTTTGCCTAATGGGTTCCATGGCTATGTCGAAGAATTAAAATGAGCTTATATGTGATGATACTATCAAAACCGAGAGATTTATATCCTTTCATTATTTTTTATCAAATCATGAAAACTTTAATTGTACTATATGTACTATTTTAAACATACCACCCCTAGTTTCTTGACTAAGTTGGAAGTTTTCAAGATTGATTACTAATTGTTTAGATACTTGGTTAGATGCATTGTTATTTTAGTATTTGGCATAGCTGTAACAATATCTTTCAAAACAATCACACCATTTCCTAGTAACATTCCAACAACTAATAATACATATATGGATTTTGATAATCTTACCCCCAACAGTCTATTATTCTAGAATCGTTCCTAAAAATCAATAGTTAATTGGTATTTTTCTATTTTCACTTCATCACTATCACATATATTTAGATTAGAAAATTGGGCACAGAAAAAGAGATAGCTTTGCCATCTCTTTTTCTGTTTCAACTTCCCCTTATCAAGCCATACAGCTTTTCATTGGTCTTCTTTCTTTGACATCTAATCAGTCTATACATTGAATAGATGTTTTTATGTCAACTCGTATATCACTTCTAAACAAAAATAAGCATCTTTTCTTTTGTCTATTACATTTTTTCTGGTGCAGATACTCCTACGATTGCTAGTGCGTTTTGAAGTGTATTTCGTACTGCTTTCATTAATTCGTAACGAGCTTTACTTAACTCTAAGTTATCTTGGTTTAATACTTTCTCTGCATTGTAGAAGCTGTGTAGTGCTGCAGCTAATTCAAATGCATAGTTTGTAATGCGGTGTGGCAGACGTTTTTGCGCTGCATCCGCAACTACAGCTGGGAATTCACCAAGTTTTTTCAGTAATTCTACTTCTTTCTCAGAAGTAACAAGTTTATAGTTCACGTCTCCGCCTGTAGCTAATCCTAACTCTTCACCTTGACGAAGGATACTGCATACACGAGCATGTGCATATTGCGCATAGTATACTGGATTTTCATTAGATTTTGATACAGCTAAGTCCATATCGAAGTCTAAATGAGAATCACCGCTACGCATTGCAAAGAAGTAACGCATTGCGTCCACGCCTACTTCTTCCATAAGCTCACGAAGTGTAACTGCTTTACCCGTACGCTTACTCATCTTCATTTTTTCACCGTTTTGGTATAGTTGTACCATTTGGATGATTTCTACTTCTAATGTGTCTTTATCGTAACCAAGTGCTTGAATCGCAGCTTTCATACGAGGAATGTAACCGTGGTGGTCAGCACCCCAAATGTTGATTAATTTATCGAAACCACGCTCTAATTTGTCGCGATGGTAAGCGATATCTGGCGTTAAGTATGTGTAAGAACCGTCGTTTTTAATTAATACACGGTTTTTGTCGTCACCGTAAGTCATTGAACGGAACCAAGTTGCGCCGCCTTCTTCAAAGATTTCGTCACGCTCTTTTAATACAGCAAGAGCCTGATCAATCTTTCCGTTTTTGTATAATGATGTTTCTGAGAACCATACATCGAATTTAACACGGAAGCTCTCTAAGTCTTTTTGAAGTTTTGCTAACTCATATTTCAAACCGTATGAACGATAGAACTCATAGCTTTCTTCTGCATCAGCTTTCGCATAACGATCGCCAAACTCTTCAGCTAAACGTTTACCGATACCGATAATATCTGCACCGTGGTAACCGTCTTCTGGCATTTCTTTATCTAAACCTAACGCTTGCATGTAACGAGCTTCAACAGAAAGAGCTAAATTATGAATTTGGTTACCCGCGTCATTAATGTAGTACTCACGAGATACATCGTATCCTGCTTTTGCTAATACGTTACATAAAGTGTCACCTACCGCAGCACCGCGTGCATGTCCTAAGTGAAGGTCACCTGTTGGATTTGCAGATACGAACTCAATTTGTACTTTTTCACCTTTACCAGTGTTCGTTTCACCGTAAGCTTCACCAGCATTAACGATTGTTGGGATTAAGTCTGTTAAGTAACTATTATCCATATAGAAGTTAATAAAACCAGGACCAGCGATTTCAATTTTTTCAATAGAAGCTTTTGCTTTATCGAAGTTTGCAACTAATTCTTCTGCAATCATACGAGGTGCTTTTTTCGCAACACGTGCAAGTTGCATTGCCATATTTGTAGAGAAATCACCATTTGTTTTATCTTTTGGAGATTCTAATACAACGTTTGGAATTTGTTCTTCTGTTGCTAATTCTGCCTTTAATACAGCAGCTTGAATTTCTTCTTTAATCAATCCTTTTACCTGTTCTAAAGAATTCATTATTTTGCCTCCTTCAAGTTAATTGTAATTGTATATCTGCCAGCTTCTTGTTCACTTAGAAGCAATGCGTACGTTAAGAAGAGTTGTCCTTTTTTCTTTTCATCCGACCATTTAAAAAGAACGTTATCAGTTTTCGTTTGCAGTGCAAACGTACCAAGTTCACTCGTGTACGTACCAGTTGTCCATTCACCTTTCACATGCGTCTGACGCATAGAAATAGCACCTGAACGCATAATGAGAACTTGTTCATCTTGAATTTTTATAATTGTCTTCACTTCGCCTTGTTCGTTCGGCTCTTGGAATGTTACGTATGTACCTTGACCTTTTACATAGTATTGACCATTTGCTTCAAAAGCAACGGTTTCCTTCCTCGCCCCTTCACGGATTTCTGTTACGAAATGAACGTGTACCGGCAAGCCTGCAAGTTGTTTCTTCACGTCTTGCACACCTTTCAAATGTTATAGATATTAAATACTACTTATAATAAATCACTTTTCCTATCATATCAAAAAAAGATGCTGTCTGTCTGCTGAAAAATCAGGAAAACTCCTTTTCAAAAAATAATTCACCCTCACTTTATTTCATATGATAAAATATTTTTTAAATCTAAATATTCTTTTAATTAAAGGGGGGAATGTTGTGATACCAACAAAATTAAAAAAAGGGGATGAAATAAGAGTTATTTCACCATCTTGTAGTTTAAGTATTGTCTCAAATGAAAACAGAAACCTTGCTATAAAAAGATTAACCGACATGGGCTTTCAAGTTACATTCTCAAAATATGCTGATGAGATAGATCGATTCGCTTCCTCTTCTATTTCTTCACGTGTTCAAGACCTCCACGAAGCATTTAGAGACCCTAATGTAAAAGCAATTTTGACGACACTTGGCGGATATAACTCTAACGGCTTATTGAAACATCTCGATTACGATTTAATTCGCGAAAATCCAAAGTTTTTCTGCGGCTATTCTGACATTACTGCTTTACATAACGCACTTTATACAAAAACAGGTCTTGTTACATATTCAGGTCCTCACTTCTCTTCATTTGGAATGGAGAAAGGTCTCGCGTATACAACCGATTACTTTTTTAAATGCTTAACTTCTAATGATTCTATTGAAATCCTACCATCCGAAACGTGGAGTGATGATTCTTGGTATATAGATCAGGAAAATCGAGAATTTATTAAAAATGAAGGATATATTTCGATTCAAGAAGGAGAAGCTACAGGGGATATTATTGGCGGAAATATGAGCACTTTACATTTACTACAAGGTACTCCGTATATGCCAAGCTTACGAGATAAAATTTTATTTCTTGAAGAAGATAGTTTAACGGGAAAAGCTACACTTAAAACTTTCGATCGATACTTACATTCTCTTATGCAGCAAACTGATTTTGAATACGTAAAAGGTATCGTTATAGGGAGAATGCAAAAAGGAGCAGAATGTATGATAGAGGACATTCAAGAAATGATTACTTCAAAGCCTGAACTTGTACATATCCCTATTATTGCGAATGCAAGTTTCGGACATACAACTCCGATCTTTACTTTCCCAATTGGCGGACGTGCAAAAATCATTTCTAATAAAGAAAGTTCAGCTATCACCATTTTAACGCACTAAAAAAGGAGCGAACGATTCGCTCCTTTTATGGTTTTTCTATTTTTTGCAACGCTTTTTGTGGGATTGATTCTTTCGGGATTTCAGCCCATCCTTTTCCCTGCATACCTTTTGCATAAATTTTTATAAAAGCACCCGTATGCAATTCACGGTTCACCATTCTTTTAATAACTTGTAAATTTCCATCTTCTGTATATCCTTTAAATGTATACAAATATTCATCGTCTTTTTTCTCGCTTTTATCTATAACAGCATAATAATCTTGTATTTCTTTATTTGAAAAGAAGTTGTCTACAAAAGCATGCACACCTTCTGTTTTCGTGTTTAAATAATATGCTGTTCCTCCTAAAATAATGGCGAACACAGCTAAAACTTTAATTACCAATTTCATAAATGCGCCTCCTGTTTGCACTACTTTCTCACTAACCGTATGTCTATACCTGTATTATACGAAAAAAAGCATACTATACTCTATCGAAATGCCTTACACTTTCCTTACATTATTGTAAGGGTTTTTCACCTTACAGCAATTTCCCAATAAAAAATTTTTCCGTTTCACAAACTTTTATATTATTATTGAATGATACAAATTTTTATTACAAAAATCAAAGGAGACAGTTTTCAAATGGCTATCTTGCAAGGTTTAGCACTATTACTTGTTGTACTTTGTCTATTTACACTTTTCAGTTACCGTGCGCCTTACGGAATGAAGGCGATGGGTGCTTTAGCTAATGCAGCAATCGCAAGTTTTCTTATTGAAGCATTTCACCGTTATATAGGTGGAGAAATGTTTCATAATGACTTTTTACAATCAGTAGGAGAAGCTTCTGGTAGTATGAGCGGTGTTGCAGCAGCAATTTTAGTAGCATTAGCAATCGGCGTTTCACCCGTATACGCTGTTTTAATCGGTATCGCTACTAGTGGATTCGGTATTTTACCAGGATTTTTTGCTGGATACGTTTGTGCCTTCGTCGTGAAATTTCTCGAAAAGAAATTACCAGCTGGTGTAGAGTTTTTAGCAATCCTATTTATTGCTGCACCAATCTCACGTGGAATGGCCATGCTTATGGATCCACTCGTTAACGCAACACTTGGTAAAATCGGTTCTATGATTTCAGTTGCAACTACAGAAAGCCCTATCATTATGGGTATTATGCTTGGTGGATTAATAACAGTTATTTCTACCTCTCCATTAAGTTCTATGGCATTAACTGCAATGCTTGGATTAACAGGTTTACCAATGGCAATTGGCAGTCTTGCCGTTGCGGCCTCAGCCCCGATGAACTTTATTTTCTTTAAACGACTAAAAATTTGTTCAAAGAAAGATACAATTGCTGTAGCAATCGAGCCTTTAACACAAGCCGATGTTGTCTCAGCAAATCCAATTCCTATCTATATGACAAACTTCGTTGGCGGCGCGCTTGCCGGTATTATTACAT
This region includes:
- the argS gene encoding arginine--tRNA ligase; its protein translation is MNSLEQVKGLIKEEIQAAVLKAELATEEQIPNVVLESPKDKTNGDFSTNMAMQLARVAKKAPRMIAEELVANFDKAKASIEKIEIAGPGFINFYMDNSYLTDLIPTIVNAGEAYGETNTGKGEKVQIEFVSANPTGDLHLGHARGAAVGDTLCNVLAKAGYDVSREYYINDAGNQIHNLALSVEARYMQALGLDKEMPEDGYHGADIIGIGKRLAEEFGDRYAKADAEESYEFYRSYGLKYELAKLQKDLESFRVKFDVWFSETSLYKNGKIDQALAVLKERDEIFEEGGATWFRSMTYGDDKNRVLIKNDGSYTYLTPDIAYHRDKLERGFDKLINIWGADHHGYIPRMKAAIQALGYDKDTLEVEIIQMVQLYQNGEKMKMSKRTGKAVTLRELMEEVGVDAMRYFFAMRSGDSHLDFDMDLAVSKSNENPVYYAQYAHARVCSILRQGEELGLATGGDVNYKLVTSEKEVELLKKLGEFPAVVADAAQKRLPHRITNYAFELAAALHSFYNAEKVLNQDNLELSKARYELMKAVRNTLQNALAIVGVSAPEKM
- a CDS encoding DUF1934 domain-containing protein, yielding MKKQLAGLPVHVHFVTEIREGARKETVAFEANGQYYVKGQGTYVTFQEPNEQGEVKTIIKIQDEQVLIMRSGAISMRQTHVKGEWTTGTYTSELGTFALQTKTDNVLFKWSDEKKKGQLFLTYALLLSEQEAGRYTITINLKEAK
- a CDS encoding S66 family peptidase; this translates as MIKYFLNLNILLIKGGNVVIPTKLKKGDEIRVISPSCSLSIVSNENRNLAIKRLTDMGFQVTFSKYADEIDRFASSSISSRVQDLHEAFRDPNVKAILTTLGGYNSNGLLKHLDYDLIRENPKFFCGYSDITALHNALYTKTGLVTYSGPHFSSFGMEKGLAYTTDYFFKCLTSNDSIEILPSETWSDDSWYIDQENREFIKNEGYISIQEGEATGDIIGGNMSTLHLLQGTPYMPSLRDKILFLEEDSLTGKATLKTFDRYLHSLMQQTDFEYVKGIVIGRMQKGAECMIEDIQEMITSKPELVHIPIIANASFGHTTPIFTFPIGGRAKIISNKESSAITILTH
- a CDS encoding YxeA family protein, producing MKLVIKVLAVFAIILGGTAYYLNTKTEGVHAFVDNFFSNKEIQDYYAVIDKSEKKDDEYLYTFKGYTEDGNLQVIKRMVNRELHTGAFIKIYAKGMQGKGWAEIPKESIPQKALQKIEKP
- a CDS encoding PTS sugar transporter subunit IIC, with protein sequence MAILQGLALLLVVLCLFTLFSYRAPYGMKAMGALANAAIASFLIEAFHRYIGGEMFHNDFLQSVGEASGSMSGVAAAILVALAIGVSPVYAVLIGIATSGFGILPGFFAGYVCAFVVKFLEKKLPAGVEFLAILFIAAPISRGMAMLMDPLVNATLGKIGSMISVATTESPIIMGIMLGGLITVISTSPLSSMALTAMLGLTGLPMAIGSLAVAASAPMNFIFFKRLKICSKKDTIAVAIEPLTQADVVSANPIPIYMTNFVGGALAGIITSLFQLVNNAPGTASPIPGLLVLFGFNDVIKVTIAAVLCGIVTTIVGYIGSIVFRKYPIRSADEIRGIASEEKVA